One Triticum dicoccoides isolate Atlit2015 ecotype Zavitan chromosome 5B, WEW_v2.0, whole genome shotgun sequence genomic window carries:
- the LOC119312394 gene encoding sugar phosphate exchanger 3-like — MRGKKMIYGFSISLILINLASIMERADENLLPAVYKEVSAAFDAGPTDLGYLTFIMNFLKSIASPLAGVLALQYDRPTILAIGTVFWALSTGAVGVSQYFQQVAFWRGVNGIGLAIVIPSLQSFIADSYREGTRGAGFGLLSLIGSIGGIGGSIVATVMAGRDYWGFPGWRFAFIVVAFASLLIGLLVYFYTVDPRKTSPGNFGDDDTNERSRLVGNSVFPPLSIWNDSWITARSVMKVRTFQIIVLQGIVGSLPWTAVVFFTMWFELIGFDNKSSAGLNSLFAIGCASGSFLGGVIADRVSRRYPDSGRIMCAQFSAFMGIPFTWILLTVIPQSVDYWYSYAVTLFLMGLTISWCATCANNPMFAEVVPPKHRTMIYAFDRAFEGSFSSLAAPAVGMVTEKVYGYNAKTVNLADGSVAGAYALSRGLLTMMIVPFGLCCLFYTPLYFVFKRDRENARLAASAKDLELM, encoded by the exons ATGAG GGGAAAAAAGATGATATATGGATTCTCCATCTCCCTTATCCTCATCAACCTGGCTTCCATAATGGAGCGGGCTGATGAGAATCTCCTCCCCGCTGTTTACAAGGAAGTCAGTGCCGCCTTCGATGCTGGTCCCACTGATCTGGGGTACCTTACGTTTATTATGAACTTTCTGAAGTCCATAGCATCTCCCTTGGCAGGTGTCCTTGCTCTTCAGTATGACCGCCCCACTATTCTTGCAATCGGAACTGTCTTCTGGGCTCTATCAACAGGGGCCGTTGGTGTCAGCCAGTACTTTCAGCAGGTTGCATTCTGGAGAGGTGTAAATGGTATCGGACTTGCCATTGTCATACCATCACTTCAGTCCTTCATTGCTGATAGCTACAGAGAGGGCACCCGTGGCGCCGGATTTGGTTTGTTGAGCCTCATTGGCTCAATAGGTGGTATAGGAGGAAGTATTGTGGCAACAGTTATGGCTGGAAGGGATTATTGGGGATTTCCTGGATGGCGGTTTGCATTTATTGTGGTCGCGTTTGCAAGCTTGTTGATTGGGCTTCTTGTTTACTTTTACACCGTTGATCCTAGAAAAACATCTCCAGGAAACTTTGGTGACGACGACACCAATGAGAG GTCGCGTTTGGTTGGTAACAGTGTTTTCCCTCCACTGTCCATCTGGAACGATTCATGGATAACAGCAAGATCTGTCATGAAAGTGCGGACATTTCAAATCATCGTCTTGCAAGGCATAGTCGGCTCCTTGCCATGGACTGCTGTCGTTTTCTTCACAATGTGGTTCGAGCTAATTG GTTTCGATAACAAAAGCTCGGCGGGGTTAAACAGCCTATTTGCCATCGGCTGCGCGAGTGGATCATTTCTTGGTGGAGTAATCGCAGACCGTGTGTCAAGACGCTACCCGGATTCAGGTCGCATCATGTGTGCTCAGTTCAGTGCCTTCATGGGCATCCCTTTCACATGGATCCTCCTCACGGTCATCCCGCAGTCAGTCGACTACTGGTACAGCTATGCTGTCACGCTGTTCCTGATGGGGCTCACCATAAGCTGGTGCGCCACCTGCGCGAACAACCCGATGTTCGCAGAGGTGGTCCCTCCCAAGCACCGCACCATGATCTACGCGTTCGACCGCGCGTTCGAGGGCTCCTTCTCGTCGCTGGCTGCTCCCGCTGTCGGCATGGTGACCGAGAAGGTCTACGGTTACAACGCGAAGACTGTGAACCTGGCGGACGGGTCAGTGGCAGGGGCATACGCGCTCTCAAGAGGGCTGTTGACCATGATGATCGTTCCATTTGGTCTGTGCTGCCTGTTCTACACTCCGCTGTACTTCGTGTTCAAGCGTGACCGCGAGAACGCGAGGTTGGCGGCCAGCGCCAAGGATCTGGAGCTAATGTGA
- the LOC119312395 gene encoding photosynthetic NDH subunit of lumenal location 3, chloroplastic-like, producing the protein MASAYLSSFRQAAPTATSGGAGASPRPRPRAVACHASEPSGTGRRSACLRLGIGLATAAMPVLHTAPARSTADADEDPEPANNGWWLTEFPLPVPKIRNKEINNGESGTRSFVKNGIYMADIGPSFAAHAYRIRSSAFDLLALEDLLGKEASNYVNKYLRLKATFIYYDFDKLITAADPDAKPPLLGLANRLFDSFERLQAAVTTKDDADIGSCYADTKLILQEVMTRMA; encoded by the exons ATGGCAAGCGCCTACCTCTCAAGCTTCCGGCAGGCCGCCCCCACCGCCACCAGCGGCGGCGCCGGCGCGTCACCGAGGCCGAGGCCAAGAGCGGTGGCATGCCACGCCTCCGAGCCGTCGGGCACGGGCAGGCGTTCAGCTTGCCTCCGCCTCGGCATCGGCCTCGCCACCGCCGCCATGCCTGTGCTCCACACCGCGCCCGCCCGCTCCACCGCTGACGCCGACGAGGACCCGGAGCCGGCCAACAACGGCTGGTGGCTCACCGAGTTCCCCTTGCCGGTGCCCAAGATCCGCAACA AGGAGATCAACAATGGCGAGTCGGGGACGCGGTCCTTCGTGAAGAACGGCATCTACATGGCCGACATCGGGCCGAGCTTCGCGGCGCACGCCTACCGGATACGCAGCTCCGCCTTCGACCTGCTGGCGCTGGAGGACCTGCTCGGCAAGGAGGCCTCCAACTACGTCAACAAGTACCTCCGCCTCAAGGCCACCTTCATCTACTACGACTTCGACAAGCTCAtcaccgccgccgaccccgacgCCAAGCCGCCGCTCCTCGGCCTCGCCAACCGCCTCTTCGACAGCTTCGAGAGGCTGCAGGCCGCCGTCACCACCAAGGACGACGCCGACATCGGGTCCTGCTACGCTGATACCAAGCTCATCCTGCAGGAAGTCATGACAAGAATGGCCTAG